In one Gadus morhua chromosome 7, gadMor3.0, whole genome shotgun sequence genomic region, the following are encoded:
- the ccna1 gene encoding cyclin-A1: MSFGYTNQENASAFTKTEMAAVQKTKPRTVLAVLTENEQRSRMPLGEQCSSSMSTAFTACSGYDVYIEEKCAVITASVEDMDAVGSSLLEEDHAALQHRDFRLFLDLSTNSCADTSMQSLAEEPLAVQDELCVPEYTGDIYRHLREREAKLRPRRNYLSNHPELSGCMRLVLVDWLAEVAEEYKLCAETLHLAVSYLERFLSYTTSVKRAKLQLVGTVALLLAAKYEEIYPPEMEDFVYITDGTYEQKQLVRMEVMFLKVLAFNMTVPSAYQFLRLFITIQAVCSKTTHLALYVAELSLLDMEMLVTFPPSLVAAAAYCLANYTLSRGLWPDSLEEFTGYTLTDIVPCLKDLHRIHFSAESRPQQAVRGKYKSSKYGSVSLMTPSTTLPFP, from the exons ATG AGCTTCGGCTACACCAACCAAGAGAATGCTTCGGCCTTCACCAAAACGGAGATGGCTGCGGTGCAGAAGACGAAGCCAAGAACAGTGCTTGCTGTCCTGACAGAAAATGAACAACGCAGCCGAATGCCCCTG GGAGAGCAATGTTCCAGCTCCATGAGCACTGCCTTCACTGCTTGCTCCGGCTACGATGTCTACATTGAGGAGAAGTGCGCGGTCATCACTGCTTCTGTGGAGGACATGGACGCCGTCGGCTCCAGCCTGCTGGAGGAGGACCATGCCGCCCTCCAGCATAGAGACTTCCGTCTCTTCCTGGACCTGAGTACAA ACTCGTGCGCTGACACGTCCATGCAGTCGCTGGCAGAGGAGCCCCTGGCTGTGCAGGATGAGCTCTGTGTCCCCGAGTACACTGGTGATATTTACCGGcacctgagggagagagaa GCCAAGCTACGGCCCCGGCGGAACTACTTGAGCAACCACCCTGAGTTGTCGGGCTGCATGCGCCTGGTGCTGGTGGACTGGCTGGCGGAAGTCGCCGAAGAGTACAAGCTCTGCGCCGAGACCCTCCACCTGGCCGTCAGCTACCTGGAACGCTTCCTGTCCTACACCACGTCGGTGAAGCGCGCCAAGCTGCAGCTGGTCGGCACGGTGGCCCTTCTGCTGGCAGC GAAGTACGAGGAGATCTACCCTCCCGAGATGGAGGACTTTGTGTACATCACGGACGGCACCTACGAACAGAAGCAGCTGGTGCGCATGGAGGTGATGTTCCTGAAGGTGTTGGCCTTCAACATGACCGTGCCGTCCGCCTACCAGTTCCTCCGCCTCTTCATCACCATCCAGGCGGTCTGCTCCAAGACGACCCACCTCGCGCTG TATGTGGCAGAGTTGAGTCTGCTGGATATGGAGATGTTGGTAACATTTCCCCCGTCGCTGGTGGCGGCTGCGGCCTACTGCCTGGCCAACTACACCCTGAGCCGGGGCTTGTGG CCGGACTCCTTGGAGGAGTTCACCGGGTACACCCTGACGGACATCGTACCCTGCCTGAAGGACCTCCACAGGATCCACTTCAGCGCAGAGAGCCGTCCCCAGCAGGCTGTCCGTGGGAAATACAAGAGCTCCAA GTATGGAAGTGTGTCACTGATGACTCCGTCCACCACTCTGCCTTTCCCATAA